GTTTATTATCGATTTGAAGAAGCTGCTTTGAATACCTTCGATGCCGAAAGAGTTAAGTTCTTAGAAGAAACCACGAATTATAAATCAAAAGATAGCGTAAAGGTTAAGGTAAGACCACTTGCAAGTGTTTTGCAGGAGTTCTCTTTGGATAAAAAGATCGATTTTATGAATATTGATGTGGAATGGAATGAAATTTCGGTTTTGAAATCCGGGGATTGGAAGAAGTTTAGACCGAAAGTAATATTAATAGAAATTCTAAATTTTGAGCTTGAGACAATTGCTAAAAATCCAATCCATCTTTTATTAAATGAAATCGGGTATTCATTTTATTGTAAAACTCCTCGCACTTGTTTTTATTTAGATAAAAACTT
This genomic stretch from Leptospira meyeri harbors:
- a CDS encoding FkbM family methyltransferase, producing MVLRDLFGDKRDGHFVDIGAYDPFRFSNTNYFYELGWTGINIEPSPDGFRQFEIHRKQDINLNIGIGLVESELVYYRFEEAALNTFDAERVKFLEETTNYKSKDSVKVKVRPLASVLQEFSLDKKIDFMNIDVEWNEISVLKSGDWKKFRPKVILIEILNFELETIAKNPIHLLLNEIGYSFYCKTPRTCFYLDKNFSI